The DNA sequence TGTTTGATGTACTTCTGTGACGTGGACACAAGGttttttaggccaaaaaaaTGATATGACACTCCATGTCGATCTCCCTTACTTTTGGCTTTTGCACAAATCGTTCATCTAATAGGTGTGTATAGTGATATGACATCTGTTGAACAAAGCTGGACAAAATTTGATGGTACATGTTAAATATCTGGATAGAAGTTTAGAACTACTTGAGGTAATATAGTACTTTATTTAAACAGTCTCAGTAATGAATTATTGTGTAGGACAAGATGATTGCGCTCTGTAATGAGTTTATTTCTAAGGAATCATGAGCGAGCAACTTGGAGATTTTTTTCCAAGTTTTGGGACCTCGTTCTAGATATTTGAGGGTCTAGGGTAGTGCGTAGAATATTATGCCTCTTCTTCAAGATTAAAGAGAGGATTTAGTAACTCTCTCATGAATTAGATGAAGCATGAGTGGAGATCGAGGGTCTAAGATCAAGGCAGAGAGAAATAAAGGAGATTGCATGGTCGAATGAAGCTAACATGGAGAACTGATTaagacaacaacaacaagaggAGCTGTAAAGGGTGTTAACAATTCAGCGAGAATGAACACTTTAAGAGATGTAGATGATGATGTCCAGACAATTTAAACCTCCACCATGTTAGGAATATTTTCAAACATGAAACTAATATTTTGTAACAGTTTGTTAGTACGTAGTCTGATTACAATCTAGACAATTGCATTGTTATTTAATACTTATTATATGTGAATTTCCCATTTACTGCCAAGCGTTCGAACTTAGTTTAGAGTTATCGAATGCGTATCTAAATATGTTTCAAACCGACTACTTCTTATTCAAATGGTATATAGGATGAAACAGATACCTCTCTTATAATAGATGGCTATATAGATCTATAATAAAGATACAATAAGCTATATATTCCTTAAATATATCTATCTTATATACAATTAAATAGAGTTATAAAGTTTAATAGATTTGTTATAGTTTGATACATAAAGTCTAAATATACATATAAGTACATGTCATTAtacgctatatatatatatatatatatatatatatcatataaattccCGTAATTCTATATAACTTTAacttatttgtaaaatatatagttgAAAAGACTTGTGAATTTTACTAGAATCTGAAAATTGATGATTTTGATAGTTGAATGGGATTTATAATAGTTTGATagattttcaatatatatatatatatatacactaaaaCATTTCTTGGATAATTTTAGTATCTTTAATACGCTAAATGATTTATGTAGATTTAAATTACATagattatacatatatataatacataatatagagataacatatatatgtatatgtatatatatgtgtgtgtatatatatatctatatcatATGTTCTTATGTGAAGACGTCATAAGCGATCTGCgattcgaacatatatatatatatacagttcgAAGAAAATCGTACGTTTGAATGCTTAATATTATTTAGCATTCAAACGTTAATTAGGTTACGTTCAAAACTCTCGATAACCTGTTTGAACACAAATCAGTATGAACAAATACGCGAATTCTTCCCTCCAATGCATTATTCTCTTCCCTATCCAAAAACGCCCGTTTGAAAACCCAATGTTGCACGCCACCGTCTTCGCGCATGCCGCCATCACTATCCCCCGTCGCCAAATGTATGTGTTCCTCCCTCAATATCCATCTATTTACAGTGATTTGTGTGATTGAGATTGTTGTATTTGTTGGACGAATGAGGTTTGGATCCTGTTTGTAGATCAGAACCCCATTCTTTCATTTTCGGGCCATCACAGATAGTGGATGGCTATGTGAGTGAGGGAGTGAATTCATAAACTCAATTCCTCTTGATTTAGGGGAGAATAATCATTGGATCTTGAAGATTTGAGGCTTTGGTTTCAGGAACGAGTTGACTCAGCTATTAATGTATTCTGGAGTTCCCCGTTCGAATGTAGGCTATGAGCATTCAAACCCTTTTACGTTGCCAAACACTATTTTTTAAGTTCAAAGAATGGATAGTAGAGTTTGAACATTTAGGGGACTTCTATAACTAGTATATCCTAAACCTAAAATTTGTTTTCAACCTAGCCCAATGCAAAATATTATAGTGGTGTTCTGCCACAATTAAAAAATCAGTCCAACTTAAAAATCTAACCTATCAGAAAATCGGCCCACTTAAggtatatcattatttttttataaaaataatataacaccCAGCCCGACTTAAAATACATGCCTAACTTAATAATCTCTTAACATGACACCATAAAGATAATAAGCCCTAAGTTGTTAAAGAACAGGGGCATATATGTAACATGATTTAAAGTCTCAAACTTCAAGTGTCTAAAATGTGCATTTGAGACAACTGGACTAGCTGACCTAAATATAGAGCTTAAGGGATAGAGATACTTACCAAGAGGGATTTTACGTGGAGGGTGGGGTGGAAGCTAAAGCTAGAGAGTGTCTCAAGTACGGTGCTGCATGTGTGTATTGGCTGGTTCACGACGCACGTTGGTGGTTCTCTAACGTGCTTGTGGGTGTCACTCGAGGCTAACAACCAACTAGGGTGGTTAAAACTGTGGGATATAAAAGGAGAgagggggaaagagagagagagagagagagagagagatcacttacgtagagagagtgagagaaatagagagaacaacgtgagggagagtgtgTTGGTGACTTATGGCAGTGTTGTCGGTAAGAGTTGAAGGTGAATCCAAGTTGTCGTGCAGTGGGGGTCGAATGGAGGAAGGTGGCTTCAACTTTGTGGCTCATGGGGAGAAAGCAAATGCCCTGTTTATGGGTGCAAGAAATAGGGGAACATGGAGGCTTGCGTGGCTCATTGGTTGTTCCTACACGGTGGTTCAAAACTGGGCTATGGAGCATGCACGACAAGTGGATGGCAGCTTGCGAAGGGGCTGTGCTGGATACAAGGAGATACAGTTTATGGTGGGTTTGATTGGTTGCTTGCTCTACTTTTTGGTGGCTTCCATAGTTCTCAGTCTGAGGTGGCTCTAATGCTGTAGGGTGGCTGCGTTCGGCGGTGGCTTGGGCGACACATGGTTGCAGGTTTAGGGGCCAAGAGACTGAGCGTAGCGCATGTTTATGTCTTTCAAGTATGTCTCTATGAAGCAACCATGCGTGGTTGCGCAATGAGGTGCTGGGAGGTTGTTGGTTGGCAGGAGGCGCAAGACATAGGTGGGAGACAAAGTTGGAAGGGAATGGCATCGGCTAGGGTAGGGCTTGGGCAGTGAAACTCACAGAGAAATAGAGATAAGAGACGTTTGCTTATTGGGTGcaaagaagataaaataaataaataaataaaataaaaggtggAAGAGTCTGTGGGCAAGGTGGCACAACGGAGGTGTAGAAGAACAGTTGAAAAATTCAATTGAGGTGGGAAGTGGTTGTGAGAATCCGAGTGTAGTGTGACAAAAAATGAACTGAAATGGGAAGTGAGTGGGTGAGATAGCCTCGGGTAGGAGAGAAAATGGGGGAGAAAATTTTGGGGAAGGAGGAAACAGATGGGGTGGGAGGAAATAAAGAGAGGGCAAAAGGGCACTTGCCAAACAGTGTCATTTTAGGCTgcgtttaaatgttgagatgagttgagttgtaaatagtagtattttgtgggtctcattgagatgggtttaagttttttaggttgagatgggtttaacttttttatcgcaaattgaaaaagtagtgggtcctatcaatgattggtttgaaatgagttgagttggatttaacaaccaaacacgGCCTTACTCTTCAGTTGTTTGTTGGGTTCTTCGTGTGCTTGGGCTTGGGCCTGAGGCCTGGGTGTCACATGTCCATCTGTCCATTTGAACATTGCATCAAATTGGAACGATATATTCATCTGTCCAAACCTCAACCAAAATGCATAATCTATTTACAATACTAGTGTATCAGAATGAAACTCAaccttcatttttatattttgattcacAAAACTTTTTACATCATGTCTAGTGCTAGATCGAAACATGCTAGATCATCAGAGGGAACATCCTTGACAGCATTTAATCGGCCACTCAGGCCCATACTTGTCGAGCAGATCGTTTAGTCGAGTGACTTTAGTGACGTCATCTAGGAAGGCAGGACCCTAGAGTCTATATTCACTAATAGGGGATGGGGTCCCATCTGTGACTAGTCGGGATTGCCTATACTGACTTGGTATACGAGTTTTATCAAGGAGTCAGTGAGATGGATGTCGCAGATGAGGCATTCACATTCACTGTACCGGGGGGATGGGGGGAGTATTACAATCTCAACTGACAAAATAACTAAGATTCTTCACATCCCTCTTGAGCTTGGTGCATATCTTACTTTGCAAGCGGTTCAGCAAGAGGATGGAACTAATGACCTAGTGGAGCAGACTATTCTAGGGGACAAGATTTCCGACGAGGAGGTATGTCGATTGATGGTCGAGGATACAACTTCTCCTTATCATGGCAAGAAAGCCATCAGACAGGGTGACTGCATAGCTTTCTTTCGGATGTTAGCACTAATTGTTGCAGATACAATTGACCACGGGAAGCATAATGGATTTCAGCATCGGTCGGGCTAGATTCATTTTGCAATTGGTGAGAGGCTATCCGATTGATTTGCCCCTATATTACTTGTCTTGGATTCTAACTGAGTCGCGGTACTTGACCAAAAGTAGTCTATCATATGCATTGATGATCTCTAAACTACTTCTATCTATGGGAATGGAGGTGACTCCGCCTGAGTGTTAGCAATCACAAATAGGTTGTCTAAATATCGTCACCTTAGGCAAAAGGTTAGGCCACCTCCGTAGGCCATAGCGGTCAAAGCCTGCTAAGGGTACAAGGGAGACCCTCTACACTGAACATAGCAAATGCATGTATAGATAGCATCACTGATATTGTTCATAGAGATCCAAGCGGGACGAAATTcaattcatcccaaaagatcAAATTTGTCATTGTGTAGACAAGAATCTCGAGTGAACAATGATGCTTGCCTCGAGGAATGAGCAAGCCGAGCACGGGCTAACCTGCCCACTAATGGAGAATCTTAGGTGAGCAATGAAGCTCGCCCCGAGCAATGTGCATGGTGAGAAAATCAACCCATTCAAATCGTGAGCAAGTAATGATGCTCATCATGGAACAACACGTATGGTGGGTAATCAGCCCACCTGAATCACGAGCATGCGGtggaaaataaaattgcaaCGAGCACTTATTTTAGAAAACAAATTTAAGTGTTGTCTACATTTGTTATATATGTAAcagaaattaaatagaaaacaaGTTGTTTTCTAATTGCTGGAttgcttaataattaatagacgttttaagattcaaaatttaaaattagatactATGATGCGAGTTTTAATTAATCAGCATTAAGTGGGTTCTTTGATGATCATTACGAAGGATTTTAGCTCATTACGCTATAAGTTATAGTCACAATTAATTTGGGATTGTCATATAACTTATTTGTTCAATATTTCAAAATAGAACGAAGGAGATTTTTCTTAAGATCTCTCTATCTCGAGATTCTTAGACAAATGGtgtttgagttttaaaaaagtgaTATTTTAGAACAACAAAATTGagggcttcattgtatcttgtggacaattttatcaaaattctaTAACACAGTGAAAGGGAACAAAATACATTCTAAAGAAATTGTCATTATAATCGAGCAATATTAGGAGTccaaattaatgttattttcttctattctgcCTTCATGATTTcctatttttctaattattattccAACCATATATGgtctcgtttgaattcaaaactcatatcaactcatcattacaactttcttaaattttcatataaaatataataaataatttaacttttattctgtattcacaaaccatctcaactcatatttgaATCCAAGTGACTCTCTAGTGTCCCCTTTCCTCTTCAACGAGGCTAGGCAGTAACAGCTTGATTCTGTTTGCCAAGATATTTGCAATGCACTTGATTGCATTGCAACAggtgattttttaattatcttggGAACGAAGGTTACAACAATAGAATTGGCTTCCTTGAGTAGTTTCCTTAGATGGAAGAAGGTTTTGATATCTCTAGTACTTAATGGGCCAATTGCATCCATCCAACCATGAGGCCTTTACAAATATATTACCTCCTTAATCTCAGTTTATGCAACTTCTTCAACGTAGGCCCGCGCTTTCATCATGCTATTTGGAAATGCTCTTTGAAGCGAGTTATTATCGATTGGAGCTCATGCTGGTGATGCATGCATTCAAAAGTTTTTGGAAATATTCAACGTACCATTATATTCTTTATCTTGATTAGATTCACTGTTCTAGCTCTGTCATCTCTATCCATGCATCAAGACGATTTTTCTCCTTCCATGAAGTTCTGACATTACTCTGGGCCCTGGGGTGCTTAATTTACAAATTTTGGGTAGTTTGAAGGGAATCATTGTCAAAGTTAATGGTTCGCAGAATAATTGCAAATTGAACCATAGTTAATGGGTgcttatgcatttttttattttttatttttttatctcaagaTGTAACTATATATCACTTCATGATGCGCTATGCTGCAATGATGGTAGGCAACTAATTGTAGGGATAAGCACAAGCAGCTTTTTCTGGCAGTCTTGGATGTGAAAGCACTTGCGATTGAGCATGGAGCTGGCCAGGGTCACTGCATGAAGCTAGTACTTATCTCAGCAGAATTAGCCGTCTATTCTCAGCTTGAATAGCAAATCCGCTCCCTCATCGCAAAGAAAGCAAATCAGGTGGCCCAGTACAGCTTTACCCAATCAATGGGCATATTCACGTTTGATGTATCTGTTTCTGTTCCTGGATTATTTGTCTTTTACATGCATGCTACCTAACTCTGTATTGCTATTCCTTTATCCTTGTGGGAAATGCTATCCTTatatattgagttaaaaaacaAGAACAGGGACTTATCACTAAGAGGTAGACACAACAATCCACGGGTACAATGGATGACTTGATCTGGTCCACAAACGCACTGCCCGTGACACCACAGTACTAACCTGCCAATATTGTATATTCACGGGTCACACCTACTACTCGTTCCCTATATAAATGAACCCCAAACGCAAAGCTCTCGATAACTAGAGCGCTAGCTCCAAAACAGATACAAAAGAAGAGATCGAGAAGATCGTTGGTACTGGGGGCGCCGGGGAATATCGTTGATGGAGTTTTCTGTAGTGAAGAAGCTGATCTTTCTTGTGACTGTGCTGTTTGTTGCCTTCTCGAGCATCGGGAGGCTTCAGGTTTGCAACGCGCAAAGCTTATGCAACGTGCCCTTTTCTGGACTAATGGAATGCAAGCCATCTGTGACTCCTCCAAATCCTACCGCGCCTTCGGCCAGCTGCTGCTCTGCACTCTCTCATGCCGACCTTCGATGTCTTTGCTCCTACAGAAACTCCAACCTGTTGCCTTCCCTTGGAATTGATCCAAACCTTGCCATGCAGCTCCCCGGAAAGTGCAAACTTCCTAATGCTGCTCATTGCTAAGATCATGTGATCCATTAGCGAAAGCTAGCAGAAGTGAAGTGAAGTATTCAATAATGCTGAACTTTGAATGCTCTTCCTGAGCATTTGATCTTTGCTCTTTGTCTCTTTTCGATATTGTTGAGGTTTCTGAGTTCCTGCTTTGTTATAGCTAAAGCGTGTGGGAGAATCAAATATTGTAATACAGCGTTTGTATTGTGTTTCCTTATTTCCAAGTTTGTCGTTTTGTCCTGTCCTTCTCTCGTGTGTACACTCACAACATACCGACAGATCGAAGAGCCATTGCTAAGCGTGTATCCATCTAAATTAAtgctaagaaaataatatatatatattccacatGCAGGTACATTTTGGTAGTTTTCAATCTTGGATGCATGGatacaaacattatttttatttattcttagcattatatatatatatatatatatatatatatatatatatatatgcacggtGCTTCATGCATGGTTATGGAAAATATTGTATTTAGAAACctgaaaagaattaaaaaaattatatacacgCACGAACTTTATTTTGAGTGGCCGGCCGGGTGGAAATAATTATCACGTAGAATGGACTTTATAGTACCATATATGCATGAGCTCTTAGCATTAtgtacgttatatatatataggtatatttGAATTAACAGAAATGCTAGGGACAACCGCCCTTGCGTCCTCGCCGTGGAACCGGCTGCCTCCTCagcagataaaaaaaaaaaaaaaaaaaaaaaaaaagaaggggggaACATCCCGTACGCggaaggagggaaaaaaaaaatcaaaacaacattGACGATTGCAGAGGAGACCCAGCCAGTGCATCCAAACCTTTCTCCTCCTCCTAAACTTAATACCTTTAGAGCAGTTTCAGAGTCCAGAAAGTCGAGCCCCCTTCTCATACAAATCAGTAGTCTCCTGCATCTGGAGACATTTGTTTATCTTTAGAACAAAAAACTTTATGAACTTTAAAATCTGCTCTGGTGGGC is a window from the Juglans regia cultivar Chandler chromosome 7, Walnut 2.0, whole genome shotgun sequence genome containing:
- the LOC108987352 gene encoding putative lipid-transfer protein DIR1 produces the protein MEFSVVKKLIFLVTVLFVAFSSIGRLQVCNAQSLCNVPFSGLMECKPSVTPPNPTAPSASCCSALSHADLRCLCSYRNSNLLPSLGIDPNLAMQLPGKCKLPNAAHC